One genomic window of uncultured delta proteobacterium includes the following:
- a CDS encoding Stage 0 sporulation protein YaaT (modular protein), with the protein MTEITPDSAPDTEPAPAPASSHEEAGTGAGAGFQDKSRSVPVPETIVTHNADAVPGYTEPVTDSVPVTDIVPVTDIVEDGVALHIVEPHTAGTILVAVAEPTDMAYDQIPPCESESFRAEQQAASQDGPEYPEAPVRPREDIPRYDDLVAVAAVRLGGLGPALFFTANGVDCEAGDTVIVSMEEGQAFGDVASVMRVNPDHLDGASGDDGKIRPVVRKATEKDVSSAENNRILATEALEYCRGCIRERDLDMKLVDVLILHDRSKMVFYFTAPARIDFRELVKDLVRRYRTRIELRQIGVRHETQMVGALGNCGMVCCCRRYLRKFAPVAIKMAKEQNVFLNPVKISGICGRLLCCLAYEQEHYDEFYRSCPKLGKKYHTDSGVVRVLRASLFRESVTVLSEAGEEVEYPLAEWNTLNPFRPNAQQQSQGSRKQDAPVSEGRQRKNGARPHRGPQEGKALFADDGDVLVADAADTAEDEAESSVSFAMEERTAVTERDTAVAVERNARAAALVTPEAEDLDDDGDDEDDGGSIFGLSPGRSAAAPGDGAEKPGQREGGARRRRPRRRKPRSGA; encoded by the coding sequence ATGACTGAGATTACGCCAGACAGCGCTCCGGATACCGAACCTGCTCCCGCGCCCGCTTCTTCGCATGAAGAGGCCGGTACCGGCGCTGGCGCCGGTTTTCAGGACAAGAGCCGTTCCGTTCCTGTTCCCGAGACGATCGTTACACACAACGCCGATGCGGTTCCGGGCTATACCGAGCCCGTGACCGATAGTGTGCCTGTGACAGATATTGTGCCTGTGACAGATATTGTGGAAGACGGCGTGGCCCTTCATATTGTGGAGCCCCACACGGCGGGCACCATCCTGGTGGCCGTGGCCGAACCCACGGACATGGCATACGACCAGATTCCTCCCTGTGAAAGCGAATCCTTCCGGGCCGAACAGCAGGCGGCGTCCCAGGATGGGCCGGAGTATCCCGAAGCGCCGGTAAGGCCGCGTGAGGATATTCCCCGGTATGATGATCTGGTCGCGGTCGCCGCCGTGCGTCTGGGCGGCCTTGGCCCGGCGTTGTTCTTCACGGCCAACGGCGTGGACTGCGAGGCCGGTGACACGGTTATCGTGTCCATGGAAGAAGGGCAGGCTTTTGGCGACGTTGCCAGCGTCATGCGCGTGAACCCGGACCATCTGGACGGCGCGTCCGGGGATGACGGCAAAATCCGGCCAGTGGTGCGCAAAGCCACGGAAAAGGACGTCTCTTCGGCGGAAAACAACCGGATTCTCGCGACGGAGGCTCTCGAGTACTGCCGGGGCTGCATCAGGGAACGCGATCTCGACATGAAGCTGGTGGATGTGCTCATCCTTCATGACCGCAGCAAAATGGTGTTTTATTTCACCGCTCCGGCCCGCATCGATTTCCGCGAGCTGGTGAAGGATCTCGTGCGCCGGTACCGCACCCGCATAGAACTGCGCCAGATCGGGGTGCGCCACGAAACCCAGATGGTCGGCGCGCTGGGCAACTGCGGCATGGTCTGCTGCTGCCGCCGCTATCTGCGTAAATTCGCACCCGTTGCCATCAAGATGGCAAAGGAACAGAACGTTTTTCTGAATCCCGTCAAAATTTCCGGCATCTGCGGGCGGCTGCTGTGCTGCCTTGCCTATGAGCAGGAGCACTACGACGAATTTTACCGCTCCTGCCCGAAGCTCGGCAAAAAGTACCATACGGATTCCGGGGTCGTGCGGGTGCTCCGGGCGAGCCTTTTCCGGGAAAGCGTCACGGTCCTCTCCGAGGCTGGTGAGGAAGTCGAATACCCCCTCGCGGAATGGAATACGCTGAATCCCTTCCGTCCCAACGCGCAGCAACAGAGCCAGGGTTCCCGCAAGCAAGATGCGCCCGTGAGCGAGGGCAGGCAGCGGAAAAACGGCGCTCGTCCGCATCGCGGCCCGCAGGAGGGGAAAGCACTTTTTGCCGATGATGGCGATGTTCTGGTGGCTGACGCCGCTGATACGGCGGAGGACGAGGCCGAATCCTCCGTGTCTTTCGCCATGGAAGAGCGGACCGCCGTCACGGAACGCGACACCGCCGTGGCCGTGGAGCGGAACGCCAGAGCGGCGGCCCTTGTGACACCCGAAGCGGAAGACTTAGACGATGACGGCGACGACGAGGATGACGGCGGCTCCATTTTCGGCCTTTCTCCCGGCCGGAGCGCTGCCGCCCCCGGCGACGGCGCCGAAAAACCCGGCCAGCGGGAAGGCGGCGCCAGGCGTAGAAGGCCGCGCCGCCGCAAGCCGCGTTCCGGAGCATAG
- the gatB gene encoding Aspartyl/glutamyl-tRNA(Asn/Gln) amidotransferase subunit B, whose protein sequence is MPAYEAVIGLEVHAQLATESKLFCSCANHFGDSPNENVCAICAGMPGALPVLNKKAVEFAAKMGMAINCAINEYSVFARKNYFYPDLPDGFQTSQFDPPICVGGHLDIPLENGSTRRVRITRIHMENDAGKCIHPNGANVSLVDLNRGGTPLIEIVTEPDLRSATEAAEFVRRLRAILLYLGVCDGNMEEGSLRCDANVSIRPEGSDVLNTRVEIKNLNSFRNVQKAIEYEIARQRNCYEDGETFTQETRLFDTEKGVTQSMRSKEEAHDYRYFPNPDLPPVVVSREDLARWKSELPELPDARKVRFMKEYELSEQDADILTSEKDLADFFEKTVGVYAKPKRIANLMQSELLRELNAGELTLRTMALTPEGLAELARIIEEGLISVKIAQDIFPDLFTSGGSPEALVRERGLAQISDTGALEAAVADAVAANPDEAAKYKAGNVKLMSFFVGQVMRRTGGKANPALVNELLKKHLG, encoded by the coding sequence ATGCCCGCATATGAAGCCGTCATCGGCCTGGAAGTGCATGCCCAGCTTGCGACGGAATCGAAACTGTTTTGTTCCTGCGCCAACCACTTCGGGGATTCCCCCAACGAGAACGTGTGCGCGATATGCGCCGGCATGCCGGGCGCGTTGCCGGTCCTGAACAAGAAGGCCGTGGAATTCGCCGCCAAAATGGGCATGGCCATCAACTGCGCCATAAACGAATACTCGGTCTTCGCCCGTAAAAATTACTTTTATCCCGACCTCCCGGACGGGTTCCAGACCTCCCAGTTCGATCCTCCCATCTGCGTCGGCGGTCACCTGGACATTCCCCTGGAAAACGGGAGCACGCGCCGGGTGCGGATAACCCGCATCCACATGGAGAACGACGCGGGCAAGTGCATCCATCCCAATGGAGCGAACGTCAGTTTGGTGGACCTCAACCGGGGAGGAACGCCCCTGATCGAGATCGTGACCGAGCCGGATTTGCGTTCGGCCACGGAAGCCGCTGAATTCGTGCGGCGGTTGCGGGCCATCCTCCTGTACCTCGGGGTGTGCGACGGCAACATGGAGGAGGGGAGCCTGCGGTGCGACGCCAACGTGTCCATCCGCCCGGAAGGTTCGGACGTGTTGAATACCCGCGTGGAAATCAAGAACCTGAACTCGTTCCGCAACGTGCAGAAAGCCATTGAGTATGAGATCGCCCGGCAGCGGAACTGCTATGAGGACGGCGAGACCTTTACCCAGGAAACGCGCCTCTTTGATACGGAAAAAGGCGTGACCCAATCCATGCGGAGCAAGGAAGAGGCCCACGATTACCGGTATTTCCCCAACCCGGATTTGCCGCCCGTCGTGGTTTCCCGCGAGGATCTCGCCCGCTGGAAAAGCGAGCTGCCGGAACTGCCGGACGCCCGTAAAGTCCGTTTCATGAAGGAATACGAGCTGTCGGAACAGGACGCCGACATCTTGACGTCCGAAAAGGATCTGGCGGATTTCTTTGAAAAAACCGTGGGCGTGTACGCCAAGCCCAAACGGATCGCCAACCTCATGCAGAGCGAGCTGTTGCGGGAATTGAACGCCGGGGAATTAACGCTGCGCACCATGGCCCTTACCCCCGAAGGTCTGGCGGAGCTTGCCAGAATAATCGAGGAAGGGCTTATCAGCGTCAAGATAGCCCAGGATATTTTCCCGGATCTGTTCACAAGCGGCGGCAGCCCGGAAGCGCTGGTCCGTGAACGGGGCCTTGCCCAGATATCCGACACCGGCGCGCTGGAAGCCGCCGTTGCCGACGCGGTGGCGGCCAACCCCGACGAGGCGGCCAAATACAAGGCGGGGAACGTCAAGCTCATGTCGTTCTTTGTCGGCCAGGTTATGCGCCGAACCGGGGGCAAGGCCAATCCGGCCCTGGTGAACGAGTTGCTCAAAAAACATCTGGGCTAG
- a CDS encoding conserved hypothetical protein (Evidence 4 : Homologs of previously reported genes of unknown function) codes for MDSCDAIKRDIAESIQAQLRAVAEWHETEPVDITVEVCDDAAKTLRNLVLAQHVINFRQWHIEDVARRKDIDAAAIARCKYDIDVSNQKRTDAFEAVDEHLVRRLRQFIPPLPEGEKPRHNTESLGMVIDRLSILALKIYHMAEQARRGDADENHRKTCAAKLAVLEEQHGDLVRALLELVDDFCAGIKRPKAYYQFKMYNDPALNPQLYGKK; via the coding sequence ATGGATTCCTGCGACGCGATCAAGCGCGACATTGCGGAAAGCATACAAGCCCAGTTGCGGGCCGTGGCCGAGTGGCACGAAACCGAACCGGTGGACATTACGGTCGAGGTTTGCGACGATGCCGCCAAGACCTTGCGGAACCTCGTGCTTGCGCAGCATGTGATAAACTTCCGCCAGTGGCATATCGAAGATGTCGCCCGGCGCAAGGATATCGACGCCGCGGCCATCGCGCGGTGCAAGTACGACATCGACGTGTCCAACCAGAAGCGGACGGACGCGTTCGAAGCGGTTGACGAGCATCTTGTGCGCCGGCTCAGGCAGTTCATCCCGCCGCTGCCCGAAGGGGAGAAGCCGCGCCATAACACGGAATCCCTCGGTATGGTCATAGACAGGTTGTCCATTCTGGCCCTGAAGATATACCATATGGCGGAGCAGGCGCGGCGCGGTGACGCGGATGAAAACCACAGAAAAACGTGCGCGGCGAAACTCGCCGTGCTGGAAGAGCAGCACGGGGATCTTGTCCGGGCGCTGCTCGAGCTTGTGGATGACTTTTGCGCCGGAATCAAACGGCCGAAAGCGTATTACCAGTTTAAAATGTACAACGATCCCGCGCTGAACCCGCAGTTGTACGGAAAGAAATAG
- a CDS encoding conserved hypothetical protein (Evidence 4 : Homologs of previously reported genes of unknown function): MPELPEITTVTDIHLGRDAGQEAWIQHFLIENNIDSQLSPGLVATPEQLRFMVVLDDDQVYVPCADSLFLQFYNGKVSSALQKEYDDAWQFIETLVEGSDLPPTGRQRILRLCRYRFDLYVGSRMILPSRLVKRLVGIVLQELSDPDPFREKKQLANAHMAQILEDPEYMAHIEACPDVACGLTLADLRWQLDYVELERLFRVATLRSLWSGKLSSKNMAADLEEPCAEAACLHDLLGSETKPRKKILYIPDVAGGFMVDLKLVKALVRQGHQVVLALKDAFYFQSPVLWDLEADPVLEKATDGIFVIDDDAVSKNQLLQYLREHRLVIVSDGTSEQMNLYRVSVTFARAWKECDLIIAKGRRNAGVFLGTSHEFTRDVLCFWRDNEGVFTMRCKPKSKKIRTFTESDLIHMADGIIEQMREARESGKSVMFYSAVIGSIPGQTRLAIKVVSVFVKYLRNRLENTFIINPAEHFENGLDGDDLMFMWERVQRSGYLDVWRFQTVDDIEVSFDLLGKKVPSAWMGKDSTFSTGCTKEMIIAMDVQRKHPEMQIIGPAAEKFFRRREYGVGKYFDARIKH; encoded by the coding sequence ATGCCTGAACTGCCTGAAATAACGACCGTCACGGACATCCACCTTGGCAGGGACGCCGGCCAGGAAGCCTGGATCCAGCACTTTTTGATCGAGAACAACATCGATTCGCAACTGAGCCCCGGCCTTGTGGCAACGCCTGAACAGCTCCGGTTCATGGTCGTGCTTGATGACGACCAGGTGTATGTCCCCTGCGCGGATTCGCTTTTTCTCCAGTTCTATAACGGAAAAGTCTCCTCCGCCCTGCAGAAGGAATATGACGACGCCTGGCAGTTCATAGAGACGCTGGTCGAGGGGTCGGACCTTCCCCCTACTGGCCGCCAGAGAATTTTGCGTCTCTGTCGTTATAGGTTCGATCTCTACGTCGGCTCGCGCATGATATTGCCCTCCCGGCTGGTCAAACGCCTGGTCGGCATCGTGCTGCAGGAACTCAGCGACCCGGACCCCTTCCGGGAGAAAAAGCAGCTCGCCAACGCGCACATGGCCCAGATTCTGGAAGACCCGGAATATATGGCCCACATTGAGGCCTGTCCCGACGTCGCCTGCGGGCTGACGCTCGCGGACCTGCGCTGGCAGCTCGATTATGTCGAGCTTGAACGGCTTTTCCGGGTGGCCACGCTCCGCTCCCTCTGGTCCGGCAAGCTTTCCTCCAAAAACATGGCGGCCGATCTGGAGGAACCGTGCGCGGAAGCCGCCTGCCTGCACGATCTCCTGGGGTCGGAAACCAAACCCCGGAAGAAAATTCTGTACATCCCGGACGTGGCCGGCGGGTTCATGGTGGATCTGAAGCTGGTAAAAGCCCTTGTCCGCCAGGGGCACCAGGTCGTGCTGGCCTTGAAGGACGCCTTTTATTTCCAATCCCCGGTCTTGTGGGACCTTGAGGCGGACCCCGTGCTGGAAAAAGCCACGGACGGCATCTTTGTCATAGACGATGACGCGGTCAGCAAAAACCAGCTGCTGCAATACCTCAGGGAGCATCGCCTGGTCATTGTCAGCGACGGAACGTCCGAACAAATGAATCTCTATCGGGTCAGCGTAACCTTCGCGCGGGCGTGGAAGGAGTGCGACCTCATTATCGCCAAAGGCCGCCGCAACGCCGGGGTTTTCCTCGGCACGAGCCACGAGTTCACCAGGGACGTTCTCTGCTTCTGGCGCGACAACGAGGGCGTGTTCACGATGCGGTGCAAGCCCAAGAGTAAAAAAATCCGCACGTTTACCGAATCCGATCTGATCCATATGGCGGACGGGATCATCGAGCAAATGCGCGAGGCCCGCGAGAGCGGCAAATCCGTCATGTTTTACAGCGCGGTCATCGGGTCCATTCCCGGCCAGACCAGGCTCGCCATAAAAGTGGTGAGCGTTTTCGTCAAATACCTGCGCAACAGACTGGAGAACACCTTCATCATCAACCCGGCGGAGCACTTTGAGAACGGCCTGGACGGCGACGACCTCATGTTCATGTGGGAGCGGGTGCAGCGCAGCGGGTATCTTGACGTCTGGCGTTTCCAGACCGTTGATGATATCGAAGTCAGCTTCGACCTGCTCGGGAAAAAAGTCCCCTCGGCCTGGATGGGCAAGGATTCGACCTTTTCCACCGGGTGTACCAAGGAAATGATTATTGCCATGGATGTGCAGCGCAAGCATCCGGAAATGCAAATTATCGGCCCGGCGGCGGAGAAGTTTTTCCGCAGGCGCGAGTATGGCGTCGGTAAATATTTTGACGCGCGGATAAAACACTAA
- the ppnK gene encoding putative inorganic polyphosphate/ATP-NAD kinase (Evidence 3 : Function proposed based on presence of conserved amino acid motif, structural feature or limited homology) gives MNRHPVRNVALVARDASPLVQTLSHAMEQWFGGQGVTCAAFVFDHAASDFQARLGNADIVIVLGGDGTFVGVARKLAVTPRPILGVNLGRVGFLAEVAPDSWKGAFSRMIDSGVRLESGMALQYSLLRNGKTVWEGLAVNDLVVSRGGPARLVSLALTVDGIRLARLRADGLIVATPTGSTGYTSSARGPLLHPGINAYAVTPISPFMSNFSPMVVAGETRISIAVDAGGPGIYLTVDGQESLELQQGDTLKTTGHKDGICFARIDDESYFAKLRSAGFVRDFAE, from the coding sequence ATGAACCGGCATCCCGTACGAAACGTCGCCCTTGTCGCCAGGGACGCGAGCCCCTTGGTCCAGACCCTGAGCCACGCCATGGAACAATGGTTCGGCGGGCAGGGCGTGACCTGCGCGGCGTTCGTCTTTGACCATGCCGCGTCCGATTTTCAGGCCAGGCTCGGCAACGCGGATATCGTCATTGTGCTCGGCGGCGACGGCACCTTTGTCGGCGTTGCGCGCAAGCTTGCCGTGACGCCCCGCCCCATTCTCGGGGTGAACCTCGGCAGGGTGGGGTTCCTGGCCGAAGTCGCGCCGGATTCCTGGAAAGGCGCTTTTTCCCGTATGATCGATTCCGGCGTGCGGCTGGAAAGCGGCATGGCGTTACAGTATTCCCTGCTGCGGAACGGCAAGACCGTTTGGGAAGGGCTCGCGGTCAACGATCTTGTGGTTTCCCGCGGCGGGCCCGCGCGGCTTGTCTCGCTGGCGTTGACCGTGGACGGTATCCGCCTGGCGCGGCTCCGCGCCGACGGGCTTATCGTGGCGACCCCGACCGGTTCCACGGGCTACACCAGTTCCGCCAGGGGGCCGCTGCTGCACCCCGGCATCAACGCCTACGCGGTGACCCCCATCAGTCCTTTCATGAGCAATTTTTCCCCCATGGTCGTTGCGGGCGAAACGCGGATATCCATCGCGGTCGACGCGGGCGGGCCGGGCATTTACCTGACCGTCGACGGGCAGGAATCGCTGGAACTGCAACAGGGGGATACCCTGAAAACAACCGGCCACAAGGACGGCATCTGTTTTGCCCGGATAGACGACGAAAGCTATTTCGCGAAACTCCGGTCCGCCGGTTTCGTGCGCGACTTCGCCGAATAG
- a CDS encoding hypothetical protein (Evidence 5 : No homology to any previously reported sequences), whose protein sequence is MFADPFSAVMALILLAFIGTLAIFFRIWRELDALRRTLGDIRESLQYYAVDVAQQNRELANLAGELRGVTASRAASREASQDAQSTVTRDPADDCLGALLEKGLPNLVDNPSLGGGKPAYDFAPGSRTAFAEKAAFIDKDEEDFLRRFGTGPEKGPAS, encoded by the coding sequence ATGTTTGCAGATCCTTTTTCAGCTGTTATGGCGTTGATTTTGTTGGCTTTTATCGGGACACTCGCCATCTTTTTCCGTATTTGGCGCGAGCTTGACGCCTTGCGCCGCACGCTCGGCGATATCCGTGAAAGCCTTCAGTATTATGCGGTGGATGTGGCCCAGCAAAACCGCGAGCTTGCGAATCTGGCCGGCGAATTGCGCGGGGTTACGGCATCCCGGGCGGCATCCCGGGAAGCATCCCAAGACGCGCAGAGCACCGTCACGCGGGACCCGGCGGACGACTGCCTGGGGGCGCTCCTGGAGAAGGGGCTTCCCAATCTTGTGGATAACCCCTCGCTCGGCGGCGGCAAACCGGCGTACGATTTCGCCCCCGGCTCCCGGACGGCCTTTGCCGAGAAAGCGGCTTTTATCGACAAGGATGAAGAGGATTTCCTCCGCCGTTTCGGAACCGGCCCGGAAAAAGGGCCCGCTTCCTGA
- a CDS encoding Radical SAM domain protein: MASSSLRPALVMADSNGNIFDHPDLFMVCRQGEAFTLPRPNELMPLPDESELFLLPGRNAVGLNGETGELEVVEDAVAVAAFVSPAHTITAHPAYETQETAPVLPLFAYGALGFANDRFYVCAKKVDDDPRQVFRDIPRKTIEKKAHALMRAYPENRLMQHLMAKCALTYACPAARNLCLGRYEAPLPVSRVCNARCVGCISQQEEGSKICATPQNRMTFTPTPKEIVEVMLHHAANEKDRPIYSFGQGCEGEPLTEADRITEAIALFRAAGGKGTVNINSNASMPEALVRMAEAGLSSLRVSCNSAREETYNRYYRPRGYAFRDVTDSIREARARGVFVSLNLLYFPGVTDTELETDALVELVRTLDVNCIQLRNLNIDPELYLELLGGIPMGPHIGFANFRKRIKKASPTLQFGYFNPFVDETGPEATPHLAPQGQNT, translated from the coding sequence ATGGCATCGTCATCACTTCGTCCAGCCCTTGTCATGGCGGACAGCAACGGCAACATATTCGACCATCCCGATCTTTTCATGGTCTGCCGGCAAGGTGAGGCATTCACCCTGCCCCGCCCGAACGAACTCATGCCCCTGCCGGACGAAAGCGAGCTGTTTCTCCTGCCCGGCCGCAACGCCGTGGGCCTGAACGGGGAAACCGGCGAACTTGAAGTGGTGGAAGACGCGGTCGCGGTCGCGGCCTTCGTGTCCCCGGCCCACACCATAACCGCCCACCCGGCCTACGAAACGCAGGAAACCGCGCCGGTTCTCCCGTTATTCGCCTATGGCGCCCTGGGGTTTGCCAACGACCGGTTCTACGTCTGCGCCAAAAAGGTCGATGACGACCCGCGCCAGGTGTTCCGCGACATCCCCCGGAAGACCATCGAGAAAAAAGCCCACGCCCTGATGCGCGCCTATCCGGAAAACCGCCTCATGCAGCACCTGATGGCGAAATGCGCCCTTACCTACGCCTGCCCGGCGGCGCGCAACCTCTGCCTGGGCCGGTACGAGGCGCCCCTGCCCGTTTCCCGCGTCTGCAACGCGCGCTGCGTCGGCTGCATATCCCAGCAGGAAGAAGGCTCAAAAATCTGCGCAACCCCGCAGAACCGCATGACCTTTACTCCCACTCCCAAGGAAATCGTCGAGGTCATGCTCCACCACGCCGCCAATGAAAAGGACAGGCCGATCTACTCCTTCGGCCAGGGGTGCGAGGGCGAACCGCTGACGGAGGCGGACCGCATTACCGAGGCCATTGCCCTGTTCCGCGCGGCCGGGGGCAAGGGCACGGTCAACATCAACTCCAACGCCTCCATGCCGGAGGCCCTCGTCCGCATGGCCGAGGCCGGTCTTTCCTCCTTGCGCGTCAGCTGCAACAGCGCCCGCGAGGAGACTTACAACCGGTATTACCGGCCACGCGGGTATGCGTTCCGGGACGTTACGGACAGCATCCGCGAGGCCAGGGCCAGGGGCGTGTTCGTCTCCCTGAATCTTCTCTATTTCCCCGGCGTCACGGACACGGAACTGGAAACGGACGCGCTCGTCGAGCTTGTCCGGACCCTGGACGTCAACTGCATCCAGTTGCGGAACCTGAACATCGACCCGGAACTGTATCTCGAGTTGCTGGGCGGCATCCCCATGGGGCCGCATATCGGGTTCGCCAACTTCCGCAAACGGATCAAAAAGGCCAGCCCCACGCTCCAGTTCGGGTATTTCAACCCCTTTGTGGACGAAACGGGACCGGAAGCAACACCGCACCTTGCCCCGCAAGGACAAAATACGTAA
- the pyrR gene encoding Bifunctional protein PyrR (Includes: Pyrimidine operon regulatory protein; Uracil phosphoribosyltransferase), with amino-acid sequence MERPTVLMNAEEMARTLDRLAYQVLEKRGDSLDLALVGIQRRGADLAARIADILKERLKRDIPCGALDITLYRDDWTSVGVRPTVGPTNISFSIQGRDLVLVDDVLFTTRTVRAAMEALLDYGRPRRVELLVLVDRGHHELPIHADYIGRSVNTARDEHVDVLLTERDGHDEVRLTTR; translated from the coding sequence ATGGAACGCCCGACCGTGCTGATGAACGCCGAAGAGATGGCCCGCACTCTTGACCGCCTCGCCTACCAGGTTCTGGAAAAACGCGGCGACAGCCTTGACCTCGCCCTTGTCGGTATCCAGCGGCGCGGGGCGGACCTTGCCGCGCGCATCGCGGATATCCTGAAAGAGCGCTTGAAACGCGACATTCCCTGCGGCGCGCTGGACATAACCCTGTACCGCGACGACTGGACCAGCGTCGGCGTGCGGCCCACCGTGGGCCCCACCAATATTTCCTTTTCCATCCAGGGCCGCGATCTGGTCCTTGTTGACGACGTTCTGTTCACCACCCGGACCGTGCGCGCCGCCATGGAAGCCCTGCTCGACTACGGCAGGCCGCGCCGCGTGGAACTGCTCGTCCTTGTCGACCGGGGGCACCACGAGCTGCCCATCCATGCCGACTACATCGGGCGCAGCGTCAACACCGCCCGCGACGAACACGTGGACGTGCTGCTCACGGAACGCGACGGCCATGACGAAGTCCGTCTGACAACCCGCTGA
- the ppiB gene encoding peptidyl-prolyl cis-trans isomerase B (rotamase B) (Evidence 2a : Function of homologous gene experimentally demonstrated in an other organism; PubMedId : 1606970, 1864365, 8601841, 9298646, 9600841; Product type e : enzyme): MRKLLVCAALAVLVFAMGAGVAAGAERSLVKMETSKGDIVIELFPDKAPKTVANFLAYVKAGAYDGTIFHRVMDGFMIQGGGFEPDMRPRPTTAPIRNEADNGLKNERYTLAMARTNDPHSASNQFFINVANNDFLNYTSKTSQGWGYAVFGKVVDGMRVVDAIKGVPTGNKGGHQNVPRDPVIIKKAYVFTLR; this comes from the coding sequence ATGCGTAAATTGCTTGTTTGCGCCGCGCTGGCGGTTCTGGTTTTCGCCATGGGCGCCGGTGTGGCTGCGGGTGCGGAACGCTCTTTGGTCAAGATGGAAACGTCCAAGGGCGATATCGTTATCGAGCTTTTCCCGGACAAGGCTCCCAAAACCGTGGCGAATTTTCTGGCCTATGTGAAGGCCGGGGCTTATGACGGCACGATTTTCCACCGCGTCATGGACGGCTTCATGATCCAGGGCGGCGGCTTTGAGCCCGACATGCGGCCGCGCCCGACAACGGCGCCTATCCGCAACGAGGCTGACAACGGCTTGAAAAACGAACGGTACACCCTGGCCATGGCCAGGACCAACGACCCGCACTCGGCCTCGAACCAGTTTTTCATCAACGTGGCGAACAACGACTTTTTGAATTACACCTCCAAGACCTCCCAAGGCTGGGGCTACGCCGTGTTCGGCAAGGTGGTGGACGGCATGCGCGTTGTGGACGCCATCAAGGGCGTGCCCACCGGCAATAAGGGTGGGCACCAGAACGTGCCGCGCGACCCGGTCATTATTAAAAAGGCGTACGTGTTCACCCTGCGCTGA
- a CDS encoding hypothetical protein (Evidence 5 : No homology to any previously reported sequences) produces the protein MNNNPKGCNQYTGKHCSGMPKKDGKKEAMSMSGPEGRKGPGKKEDGCHCADKSK, from the coding sequence ATGAATAACAATCCCAAAGGCTGCAATCAGTATACGGGCAAACACTGCTCGGGAATGCCGAAAAAAGACGGTAAAAAAGAAGCCATGAGTATGTCCGGCCCGGAAGGCCGTAAAGGACCGGGCAAAAAAGAAGACGGCTGCCACTGTGCCGATAAAAGTAAATAA